The following DNA comes from Musa acuminata AAA Group cultivar baxijiao chromosome BXJ1-4, Cavendish_Baxijiao_AAA, whole genome shotgun sequence.
CTAAGGTGCAGCACATTAATAAGAATAGCATCCCAGTGTGAGAAAACTCCTGTCAACATGAACTTTACAGAATATGAGCAAATCAGTCTAACCTTCATATGAAAATACGTTGTTTCCATTGAAATACAAAGGCATTCAAAAAGACTTTCCTAAATGCACATTAAAAAAGCAGCATATAAAATGTTATGATGTTCCTTTCTCCAAAGGTGACCACATCTATCTCAGACCAACCTAGATCAGTATTGATCTAAAACTAGCTATCTTTGTATGAAAGATAGAACAGACCTGACAAGATACGTTGAGAGATGTGAAGCCATATGTAGCACCTTTGACTCTGATTTGAAATGACAGGGTGATACAGTAACAATTGCTTGATGATTTTGAAGACCAACAAGGACTTCTAAAACCAATAGGATAAGAAAAAAGCAGCTTAAGTTTTTCAGAAGGGTAAACCTACAGCTATCCTAAGGCATTCAAAAAGGGAATGCTTAAGGGGACTCATTAACACAATATCCAAGAGGACTAGGATAGAAGTTTCTAATTTTCATAAGTTTCAGACTAGTTCTCATCATTGATTCTAGTAAATATATTAGGGGCTCGCAAGTCCTATAGTGAGTTTAACTAGTGTCTATAAAGTATGAGTATAGTATACAGACAAGTAAATATAGcattaaatttatatttgaagAGTTCTAGAAGTCTTGGTGGGGTTTTTCGTGGGCGATGCAATAACATTACTATCGGATGTATATTTGGAGTGTCCTAGAAGTCTTAGTGGGTTTTACTGAAAGGTAACATGATATATTAAAAAAGGAAATGTATTTCCCACATATGAGTTGAGATATTATCTTTATCTTTCGTTTACTCTACCAGAGTTATCATGTGGATTCAACTCCTTTAGTTGGTAGTTTGACAGCTCTGCTGGCCTTGAAGCAGATAAGCCCTTAGGAAGGGTATATACTAACAAAAAGTTGTGGCCCTCAAAGAAAACAACTAATGAACATAGGTTGCCACTGAAAATACGTATCATCAACACGGTATCTTAGATAAGGAGAAATATTTGCTacttatattatttcaaaaagtCTTTTGAGAATGACTCAAAAAATAAGGAACTACTCAGATAAAAACCTGCATATGATATGAGAAAATCTAAGTACTATAGAACTGATCTGGAATATGAAGCCAGCAGCTTAGGATCGATAAGACAGACTCAAGACTAGAATGATATACAGGAAAAGATGAGAAAAATAATAGAAATCCACTAATTATAATGAGGCCAAAATCATGTATAAAACTTTAATATATTCCCAGCACGATTTATTGACAGATCATTGTGCATTAACATGATAGCTTCTACAAAACAGTCTGATTGTCCACGACCACATGTAACTGGGCTCGTGATTATCATCTAACCTGTTTACTTTTACCAGTTGACAACAAAAAGCTACTTCAAGGAGGTATAAATACAATAACAAATACAAAAGACCCtcaactatgatttgttgcttgtTTAGGGTGAAACTACTGGATGTATTAAAAAAGTATGCCTTGTGTTAAAGTAACATCTTAGAAACAAAATATAGTTAAGGTACCATTACCTGTCCACCTGATGCCAATAATGGAGAACCAAATTCCAACACCTTGTTAATGTCAAAACTGCCAAAGGATGAAAGAGATTACCTCCAAATGATCATAGATTAATCCATTTTTTAGGGAGGTAAGacaacatgaagcatattatattCGTTGAAGAGagcaacattgtaaaattatatTTACACACCACCTTTTAAAGGAGAGGCCTGCAGTGGGATTTGGGCACATATCAGAGACAGATGCTCCTACATCTTTACAGACATCAGAATATCCAGCTTCCATCAACTCCCCTTCTAGGGATTTTAGAAGCTCCTTTAGAGATGTGTGCCTTACATTCTCAGCTATCGATCCAATTGCATGAGCAGCAGCAACCCTTGTATCCCAGTTCCTACTGCGGAGATATTGAGAAACCTGCAATTACATTAAAATGTTGCATATGGACATTATAATAATCAATGCAATGCTAGCCATCTCTTTATAAGGGTCGGTAATATAACAGTTAATAATTATTGCACTGCTAGCCGTGTCTTTAAAAGGGTGGTCAGCAATATAACAGTAAAACACAAACTCCATGTCAAAAATGCCGCAAATATTTTAGTATAAATGACCATTTATATACCTGACATCAAACCAACTAAAATCAACTTTCAGATCCCCCCTTTGAGAATAGGGCATCTGATAAAGGTTGTCATAAACTTTCGACATTCAAACTGAAGCCTTGTTCCTTCAGGTTAAAAATGACCACACAAACCCAAAAAAAAGTGCAGAATTGATAGGAAGGAAAAAAGCATGACCATTTGACCGGCAGTGATGCTAAAAGAATCCAAAATATATCACCAACATAGGAGCAACCCCAGATGAGGGATGAAGGCAAGAAGTCCAAACAAAGTGTCAAGCAACTTCTAAGATATCCAAGTTCAACTAATAGATAAACACAGGAATGCTAATGCAATAGGATAATAAAGAAGAATGGCCACATCACAACCTACTTAATTTACAAGGTCAACTAACAGCAAAGATGTATACTATCCCAGTCAACTACCAGCAAGTATAACAGTAAGGCACAAAGTCCAAGTCAATGTCATAGGTAACGAACCATAAATAATTGTGAACAAAGAAGATAGACAACAAACAAACGCATAAAATTCAACTTCCACCTCAAAATGAAGATAGACTCAAGAGGCTACTGAGGCTAAAGTTAAGCATGACATCGATAAGAAGCTTGGCTCAACAAAGAAGATATTACTGTTTCAATACCTAGTTGCAAAATAACAAAGATGTAAGCaaagaaattaaattaaattaagagGTAAGCAAAGAAACTTCAAACAACAAAGATGAGAACAACAAATCAATAGGATCTACCAGTTTTCAAATAACAAAGATGAGGATCAACCTATTTTAAAGCCAAAAAGTAAACAGACACAAGGCATCTAATATTTACATAGAAAATGCACAAAGGTGCATTAGGAATCAAAGAGAATTAGCAAGGAGAAGGTTGAGATTGTCAGGTCCAGAAGACATGACATGATGCCCCactaagaaaagagggagaagaacaaaaaaaatcagcCGGCCATAATAAATGCGAGGAAGAATCCATTAGCCTCTTGAAAATGCAAATAGTTGTTTCTCCAtccacaaaatcatcaatcatattCCATATTGGGTAACCTAATTTAAGATGGAAAATTCTTAACCCAGCTTGCTCAAACTTCAGACGATGGTTTCTATGTTTGGCCAGGATAGGAACGTACTGGTCCAATGGCCTCTCGGGTCAGGAGCATGGACTGCAGCATGCACCTTTCAACATCTTTTTTAAGAGTTGACCCTCAACTCTAGAAAAAGTTTAGCAATATGTGCCAACCAACTATGTGTTGGTATGATGGCACAGACTGCTGGACCCATACAGGTCTGGTAACTGAAACATCACACCATGGTTAAAAGTTAAAACTGTAATAGCTCTACAGGGtaaattttagatataaaatattttaaatttaaaatcaagGTTTGTCATGTTGCAACATACCGTTCGGTATGGACAATACATACCGATCCGATAGGGGACCGATATGAGCGATACATCGGCATGCCCCCATGTACCATATATCAGTATGGCTCAGTACGAATCGGTACGTACTATACCAACAACTGGTTAGTACACCGGCACGGACTAGTAAGATGAACCATGTTTAAAATAGTATCGGGAAATACTGAAAGCAACAACAAGAACAAAAATAACATGGAGACGCACACAACAACAAAAGCAAATAGCATAATGCTAAAATTGTCATATTTAACCACACGACTATGATCTTGTTAGACATTTAGTCATGCAAACTTAAGAGCCTTACTAGCTTCCCATTGTTGAGtaagcaaaaacaaaaaatagTATAATTTACCTTCTGTATATCAAGCATGTACATACTCGAGATCCTAAGTTAAACTAGCAACTAAAAATAGCATACAGAAAGCTTTAGTTTAAAGAAGATACACAATCCAAGTCAAACTTGGACTAGAAAATTACCAATCATAAAACAAGTAGAACATAGGAATTAGGAACAAAAGGTTAAAATGCTACCTTTTTTAGAAGGGAGTTCAAGTCTTGAGGATGTGACTTTGCAATATCTCCAATTTGCCGTGCGGCAGCAAATCTTGTTGCTTGAGTTGAACCAGCTAAGTTTTTGTTAAAGAATATTTGAAAAAACACCATAGAAGCTTAGGAAACAATTAGATGACAACAAGGTAAAAATTGTTTGATGTGTCAGGAAATGAACTAAAAGCAAAAGCCAAAGCAAGAACATGAACATGATCTCTAGATATGAAGAGGATACTATCCAATAAAGTGAGCAGGCGATGAAGACGTGATGAATGTTGAGCCATAAAGATGGCAAAATTGTAGATTCACTCATCCAAAATCTTCAGGAGAGCAAGATATTATGTCCTTAGTCAATAAGGCCAACCCTAAAACAAGTTGATTTTGAAATATCTGATTGGTTCTTCAACTGACTCTATAACTTCGTACTATCTGCACAACATCCAGCAATTTTTGTACACAAAGTAAAGCCAAATCAGAATGTCTGATAATTAGTACAGCATGTTAACCACAAATGCATATGCATATGAATATTATATCTTTCTAAGACATATGTTTATAAACAGAATACACAAGACAAATAGATTAGTCCAGTAGAGAGAAAAACATCAATATTCAAGTTGTATATAATTTCTTCAGAGCTAGGAGCTAGCTACCACCAGTAGAAATCTGAGATAATCACTTTAAATTATATTACAAAAAAATTGCATAGCCATCAGACATTCAAAGCAATTGTGAATTAAGTCACTCAGTGTACTGTCAGTAATGATCTGTGAAATATCACAAAATACATATACAGTAATAAAAACACAAAGCCACTTAACAACTAGTGTCATAAATTACAGCCATTTTAAAGCATACATAACTTCTAACTCCAGAGATGTCAGAGTCAGCAAGGAtacattatattaaataattctcAGAAATTATCCCATGATTACTAAATTTGGGAGCATCAAAGAATGGACGACAAGCCTCACTGGCaagaaatattattcaaaagaatGATGTCGTACTCTAGAATCTTAATATGGCACCCACTTACTAAGATTCAGTTGGTGCTGTTTAGGTCAGAATTGTATACGATAACCACTTCAAGAATTAGAACGGTTGGATCAGCATCGACAGGCATAAATACACACACGTATACTTTCATATATACAGACATCCTCTCATTTCTTTTTATTCGATGCATTTCTATCATGCAAAATGGGGGAATAAGTAATTCCACACGTAGCTTGTCATTACTTActgcatgcaaaaaaaaaaaatgaatttcacTCTCTGTGGTCACTGCATCAAGTTTTCTCGGCAATACGATTTATCAAAGTTTTGACATACGGAAGTTCCAAAGTTATGGTGGAAGATGAATGATTCGAGGTGTGGCTtgaagagaaagagaagggatTAACAGAAGTTCTCCTTGTTCTCCCAATCCACTAGCATTCCAAATATCCGTGTTGTGTCTCAGGCTGAGTTGTCCATTGACGGTGAGACCATTGGTTTTATGTGGAAAAAACTTAAAAATCATAAGAACTAACAAAAAATACACATCATTATGAGAAAGTTCTAGAACCTGCGTGGACTTTTAACTTAAATGTCTAACTAATTTACAGCAAACAAGAACACTCGATCACATGAAGATCCAACacgaggtttttgaaattgtaacCCAATCGGTCTTGATTTCCCTCCAAGAACTATTCACCGCATGATTTGACACGAAATGAATCCCATTATCGGTGGTGAAAGCCTTCTTCGGCCAGAAAAGTCATTTCACGGGTCGTTGGGATACATGTTGATGGAATATGAAAAACCTAATGAAAGGTTGTAACATACTACAGGTACAACCTCATGCTCATCTGCAAGCAGATGCTATTTCAAGTTACCAGCTAAATATATGTGAATCGAGAGTTAAGTTCCCGTTTACACTAGACCACTCTAAGATTCGGCAACCATGAAGTTTGCACCTCATCGATGGTGAACGTAAATGTTGAATTCGCCAATCGAAATTCTCCCTCACTAAAAAATAATCGGAATCCTAAAAACCCTAAAGGCGTCACGAACCGGATACAGAAAGCAAAAGCAAGTGATCCATCGAGTGCTGACATCCATACCTGCCTCAACAGGAAGCAAAAGCAGCGGGAGGAAGGGTCAACGTAGGACGGGGCGAATCAAGACGGGCGCCGGTGTGATGGCGGAAGCCAGCGGCGGTCGGCTGTGGGCCACCGGCCGGACGACGACTCGTGGGCCGTGGGAGAGGCGGCGAACGGCAGCGAGCAGCGGGCGGGGGAGGGCAAGGTGGGGGAGAAGAGAAAGACAGAACGAGAGGGGCAGGAAGGGATTAGGGCTGGAAATAATGAAACGCTCGGGAGTCTCATGCCTGATTGCATCGTTTCCTTCGCATATTTATAACAGAGAGAGGATTGGAATAACAGAGATTGGAATTGGGGGCAAAACGGGCGACGGTGTGGgtatgagagagagaaagagattgaACGAGTCGGAGTGAGCCAGCGGGATGATCGGGAACCGACTCGGAACGATTCGATGTGGGCGGTTGAGCCCGTCTCCCAGCCCAAACTACCAAAGGCTCATCAGGCTCATGTTTTCCGTCGATTGGGCCCCGTCTGGGCCAAACATCATATGAGGACTCGGGTACACTGTCGGCCGAGCATCATATGGGCCCCGTCTGGGCCATGTCATCATACGAACATGTGGAACATCTATCATACCAAAAAAATTAAACAACAAATTAACATTCCAAGAGTGTAAATAAAATAGtcacaaaaattaattttatttttatgaatgataataatttaaatcaatttttttcatattattgTAAGATTAAGGAAGCTTGGCACCAAAAGTTGGGTGGAAAGGAGACACAGTAGGATTATATTTTGGAAGTTGGATGTATTTGTGGGAAAATATATCGAAAAAGGTGATGGACTTAAACAAATAATTAAGATGGAttatagagaagaaaaaaaataaaagatattaaagCCAAAATTCTAATCCATCACCCGTCATTGCTTATCTcatctttgttttcttctttatttGTTCAATGAATTACATTCATCCTTTTAGAgtaacatttttttattttaactaaGACATTTAATATTTCTTATATAAACTTAAATTTTAATTCATGGAGTTAGTAGTCACTTACGTGCCGAAGCAGCGGATGGACAGACGCCAATGCTCCGACGGTTCTTCTCCGAGTCTCCACCAACCGATGGACGGTCCAGATTAAACAGAAAATGGAATGGACGGTTCAGGAAGACACTTAATACGCAGATCCCCTGCGTCGGATTTGCTCTCCTAGCCGTACTGCCCAGGACTTTTTCCTAATGCCAAGAATACCCACACTGTTGTGCCGCTTTTCCGTTCATTATAAATCGTATCTAAAGTAAAATGCACGCTTTATGCAATAAATGCCAGAGGTGGCAAATACGTCATTTGGCCTCCGATAAGAATTCCCGGCGGATACGGTGAAAGGCCGCAAAAAGATGCATCCCATCCCCACCGGCCCCGAAGAGGGCCGGAGGCCGCCTCTTCACTGCTATTTATTGCCGCCATTCCCTGCCGCCTCCGCCCACGCCGTGAAGAAAGCTTCGTGATCCGTCTCAAGGTTATTCCTTTCTCCTGCGGCGACTTTGTCTTCTCCGATCGTGGCTTGATTCTCTATCTCGATTGTGTTGTGTCTGGTTTAATGCAGCAAAGGAAGGTGGCGAAATGGCCGGAAGACCCGCGACGGGTGGGTTTGCGGGCGGTGATGCGATGATCAAAGTGGACAAGGACAGCGATGAATTCGTCATCATACAGCACCGGTTCTACACGAACATGGGTTCCACTGTGCCCCACTGTCCCTTGGTGGAGCTCCACCGTATTCTGTACTCCACGCCCACCGGAAGAGCACGACTGGAAGCCTTCAACCGTCAGGTGGACGCCATGAAACAGAAGCATGGCGGAAACCCTAACGAGAGGTTCGCATTCTATGAGGCTTCCAAGAGGAACGTGCAACGGATCATCAACGACGGGTTTGATGTGTCTGCGGCGCCCGAGGATTTTGGCTACTTCGGCATCGCCCTGTACCTCTCCCCTGAGCCATGTGCCATCAACAGGTGATGGTAGATACCACTGCTTTGCCTCGTAGGCCATCCATTTTACCGTGCCCGGTACCTGTTCGTTACTATGCTTCGTTCGCAGCGTGATGTCTGCAACTGTTGATGAGAAAGGACTGAGGCATGTGCTGCTTTGTCGGGTGATCTTGGGCGGGGCAGAAGAAGTCGTGCGTGGCTCCGGACAATCTCGGCCCAGCTCCGGGAACTTCGACTCTGCCGTGGACAACCACAGATCTCCCACCAGATACATCATATGGTACCCTGATGTCCAGTCCCGTGTGCTGCCTTTGTACGTCCTCAGCGTGGAAGTGGACTTCCGTAACAGAGTTCTTCATCAAGCGCTTGTAAGCAGACCTACTTCACCATGGATGTCCATCGGAGACCTGCTATCCGCGCTGTCGGCGAGACTGCCTCACTCGACGATGTGCCAACTGAGGAGGTTGCACAACGATACGATGGTATGCTGCAGCTGCACACTCTCAACACGCTTGTCTTTGCGTGGATGCTGTTGTTGAGATAGCATGGCAACTCGTGCAGGAGAAGAAGATTACCACGGAACAAATGGTACGCAGCATCAGGGAGATCACGGGAGACCAGATGCTGCTTGATGCGATGAGAACCATTTTGGGAAGGTTTGGCTGCTTTCTGTGTCGGCTCTTCTTGTCTTCTCAAACCATGCACTAATTTGAAGCCTCGCTGATGGtttgctctcttcttcttcttcttcttcttcagaaaGCAATAGCTGCCTTTCTTGCCTCACGGAATGATGAGAAAGACATTGCACTTGAGCAGTAACCTTGTTGACTTTGCACTCGAGCAGTTCAATAAAAAGTTTGCTTTTGGTTAATTGGTCCTTCAAATTCCATCTGGTTGACTCGGAGATCATTCACCGTCTGTCTCCTAATGAACATTCATGGAAAGCTCTCTACATTAAGTGTAGCTGCAGTGGGGTCGATCGTGACCCTCAATGTGGCATGGAACGAAACGTCTGGTTAGCTTGGCGATGCAGATTTGGGCGACCAACCCAAAGCTCGCCCATCGCGATTGGATCGAGTTGTAGGTGTAATCGAACCATAACACAATTAGCTTAGCTATGGATTCGATGCCTCTAACCCGAGCCGGCCGTAAGCTCCCCAAAAAAAAGGCGGCGTCTGCACATTCCAAACTATACTTTATGATGAATCCGAAGGCAATTAATTTAACACAGCACCACGAGAGATCGTCAATAAAGCAAACACTTCGTACGCTTTGTCAACCCGCCCCTCCGCGCCGAAGGAACTAGGGTTTGGTCCCTGCCGCCGGTCTTCCATCTTCTCAAACCCTCGCCATGCATGGCACCGCCACAGCGGCGAAGGCATAAGGAGCAGCGGCGCTTTCCGCCTACCTGTCCTCATCCTCCCTCTCCCCCCTCTGCCTTCCCCGCGGCACTCTCCAATATGGCCGTCGCCCAAATCTGCCTCTCAACCGGCTATACTGCCGCGGAGCCCTCCGCCCTTGGCGCGCTCTCCGACGTCGCCGGTCGTTACATCCTGGCTCTGGGTCGCTCCGCCGCCCACATCGCTGCTGCAAACGGCCGGACCGACGCTAACATCCTCGACCTCGTCCGGGCGATCGAGGACCTAAGCGCCGCACACGGCTTCGCCGGCGCCGCCGACCCGACAGGGCCGCCGCTGCGGTCAGGCGCGCTTAGTGGGCTCATGGCGTTCGTGCAGTCGGTAGACGAGGTCCCCTTCCCGAGGCCCATCCGGAGGGACGGTAATCAAGAAACACCAGGGAATCAATGGACGAGCTTCGCGGCGGCGGGGCGGGAGCCGCCATTCCGGCACGTGCCGCGGTGGTTGCCGTGCTTTCCGGAGGAGCAATTGGGAGAAGAAGGGAAAGGGATCGGAACGAGggaggaggtggagaaggagaggaTGGCGATGGTGGTGACGGACGGCGTCGGGGGAGGCGAAGGGAAGAAAATAGTGGAATTACCGGCCGAGAGGGGAAGGGTTAGGTTTCGACTCAGTGGTAAACAGAAGAGGAGACGGAGGGATTAGAATCGTAGATtttgatatttaatttattttatgagcGTATGAAAGAGAAGCAGTAGTGATTCGAACCCGTGATGCGGCGCAAAACAAACTCCTAAGAAGAACCTCTATGCTTGTGCGGAATCTGTTTGGGATTGTTTGCATCTGTCTCTCTCATCTAATAATGTGAAGATTTTTGTTCGACGGCAGAAGAGTAGATATGAATGGCATAACGTTGATCCACTGCGCACTCGCTTTCAGCCTGTGTAAACATATCTACAGGAGGACCATGAACAGCACGGTTGATGAAACTGTAGAATGGTTTATGATCAGATGTTCATGTAAAAACTCAAACTGGAGATTAAAACGAACAATAGTAAACCCACATCTCTTCAGATGCCAAATACCAAATTTGGAGCTTGATACAATCGATAACATGAGGACTATGAACTAGTACAATAACAACAAACTGGTGAAAAGATCATCATTTCTTGAGTGGATTCATCCTGTCCCTGAGGTAATAAAGCTTTGCCCTCCTCACTTTCTTCTTGTCTACGACTTTCATCTCCTTGATGTTCGGAGAGTATCTGCAATAGCAAACATCAGGTAATCAATTAGCAAAAACAGAATTTTCAGTTTAAGAACattagataatgaaagacaagtaGACCATCCAAAAAAGCTCGATATGGGATACCTTATGTATGCCTAAGGTTATTCTTGTCTGGCAGTACCCATGCTGAATTTTATTAGACCAGTACATACGAACCAGAAAGATTAGATATGCCTCATACACCAATAAGAAAGTTTTAAAAAATGTTTCGTGTGTCAATATGATCGGTGCACTAGTAAACTAGTATGGTGTCAAGGCACATGTAACACTTGGCAGTTCCACTTCACCTCAACCATAAGTTTCATTCTCAGTATCTCAATGACTAATATCTACCAATGTCATTTTTGACTACTGTACTTGATACTTGGTCATCAAAATAGTATCTCTGAACTCCCTGAGAATTGAGTTCATAATCGGTGTAACATTAAATGTTAAAAATATCAAATCAGGCTTTCAAACATGTTCGCTGACATGAACAGTAATTGAAGGAAAGAACATAAAAACTATGTTCTTTCAGTGATATCAGTACAAGATAGCTAAAGCCAGGAATACTGAAATAGCACATTATATCAATGGTATCTTTGACTAAAACATAAAACGAAACTCTTCCACATAGTAGTCAACTTACAAAGGGAAGACGGATTCAACCCCAACGCCAGCTGCCAATCTACGCAATCTAAATGTGGTATTCAGACCTGCATTCCGCCTTGCTATGATGATGCCTTTTATGATGGATGTTTGACGCTTGTTCTCAGGCACCTCCTGTTGACACCATAGAtcaggggaaaaaaaaagaaaaattcaacaACAAAAAAGTGCCATACCACTTTCAGCTCGACGATATACCCAGGTCTTATGTCAGGAATTTCTCTCTCAGTTTGCACTTTGTCCACTGCTTCGTTATCTAAAATCTGTAGGTTTTAGAAACTATTTAGTACTAAAAGAAGGAGACAACAAACTACTATTACTTCCTTAACAATAACAAACACAAACTTCTCCatcaaatcatcaagatcaacagCAAAACAAATTTATCAAGGAGACATATCATCAATAATTTAGAATCCACAAGACTTggcttacattcataatatgcttTGCAGTTTTGTCAAGCCTTTTAAATTTGATGCATTGAGGCTGGCTTGTTTCATGGGAGGCAACAGAACTCTCCTGTGCAGAAGATAACTCCTGCTGGCCCATGGTCATCAAGGACCTTAATAAAGGTATATTTCCTGTGATCTGAGGCTTTAGTGTCCAATTGTGAGATCTTATCAACTCCCTGAGTGTGCAGCATATTTTCCTAAGATAGGAAAATAAAATCAACTATTAAGACCAGTCTTTTGATAAAGTAATAAGAAACATCATATATAAGTAGCAGAAGAAAACAAATAGCTCTTTATTTCATTCAAAATGTATCCCTTGTGCAGGTTACTGGTCAAATTTTTTGACCTGCAAGAGcatgtatatgtgcagaaaggcaTCTGCAGGACAAACAATGGGCAGTTTCATCTTTTTCTACCCTACAATAGCCTCTTTAAAAACTATAACTGGTGCATGATGTATTATCTTTCCAAAAAAGGCTGCTTCTACATTGTAAATCATTACATGCAACACAAGGTCAGGTTCTAGTTAatatatgacagattcgaagtctcCAATGTTGTCATATGCTACCTACTTCCGACTGCAGATTGATTAACCACAATCAGAAATAAGATCTCTTTCGCCCCAAGAATAGGAGGCTCAATAACTTCGATGGTTACTAATGCCATGCAC
Coding sequences within:
- the LOC135671228 gene encoding probable inactive poly [ADP-ribose] polymerase SRO2 isoform X2 encodes the protein MAGRPATGGFAGGDAMIKVDKDSDEFVIIQHRFYTNMGSTVPHCPLVELHRILYSTPTGRARLEAFNRQVDAMKQKHGGNPNERFAFYEASKRNVQRIINDGFDVSAAPEDFGYFGIALYLSPEPCAINSVMSATVDEKGLRHVLLCRVILGGAEEVVRGSGQSRPSSGNFDSAVDNHRSPTRYIIWYPDVQSRVLPLYVLSVEVDFRNRVLHQALVSRPTSPWMSIGDLLSALSARLPHSTMCQLRRLHNDTMEKKITTEQMVRSIREITGDQMLLDAMRTILGRKQ
- the LOC135672226 gene encoding transcription initiation factor TFIID subunit 8-like, which produces MAVAQICLSTGYTAAEPSALGALSDVAGRYILALGRSAAHIAAANGRTDANILDLVRAIEDLSAAHGFAGAADPTGPPLRSGALSGLMAFVQSVDEVPFPRPIRRDGNQETPGNQWTSFAAAGREPPFRHVPRWLPCFPEEQLGEEGKGIGTREEVEKERMAMVVTDGVGGGEGKKIVELPAERGRVRFRLSGKQKRRRRD
- the LOC135671228 gene encoding probable inactive poly [ADP-ribose] polymerase SRO2 isoform X1, producing MAGRPATGGFAGGDAMIKVDKDSDEFVIIQHRFYTNMGSTVPHCPLVELHRILYSTPTGRARLEAFNRQVDAMKQKHGGNPNERFAFYEASKRNVQRIINDGFDVSAAPEDFGYFGIALYLSPEPCAINSVMSATVDEKGLRHVLLCRVILGGAEEVVRGSGQSRPSSGNFDSAVDNHRSPTRYIIWYPDVQSRVLPLYVLSVEVDFRNRVLHQALVSRPTSPWMSIGDLLSALSARLPHSTMCQLRRLHNDTMEKKITTEQMVRSIREITGDQMLLDAMRTILGRFGCFLCRLFLSSQTMH